In one window of Palaemon carinicauda isolate YSFRI2023 chromosome 2, ASM3689809v2, whole genome shotgun sequence DNA:
- the LOC137629824 gene encoding protein anon-73B1-like — translation MAIDPSLTETDIFDEVLKYGLFLGAIFQLVCIGAVIFVPSRDDRRDGDSSDDDGSDHGSPHTSPPHRGHNQHHRRKQDKKKRR, via the exons ATGGCAATTGACCCTTCGCTCACAGAAACCGACATTTTCGACGAAGTATTGAAATATGGGTTGTTCTTGGGTGCCATATTTCAACTAGTGTGCATCGGGGCAGTGATATTCGTCCCGAGCAGAGATGACAGACGG gATGGTGATTCAAGCGATGATGATGGCTCAGACCATGGGTCCCCCCATACATCTCCTCCACACAGAGGCCACAATCAGCATCACCGCCGAAAGCAGGACAAGAAAAAGAGGCGTTAG
- the LOC137623031 gene encoding uncharacterized protein yields MLLSVVTSSSQLLSQPTTGTSMLEMMESGFHEPNPTGSQGVDLEANETLPQDTLQLTNLTLSVLSCILLVLGIALIIHLIRMEKKRIKETRAAVSALREVLPTSRTDLNMEAHPQPVRFNCDRRSENYYVEIDEAFCEAQNKSTYDETEVCKELDAYYDSLFGRDSVIFQQNLNSTHPDLTQGKAEAVSSFIKSCTLTSTIS; encoded by the exons ATGTTACTTTCCGTAGTTACTTCTTCTTCTCAGTTACTTTCACAACCTACCACTGGGACCTCAATGTTGGAAATGATGGAGTCTGGTTTTCATGAGCCAAATCCGACTG GCAGTCAAGGAGTCGATCTGGAAGCAAAcgaaactctaccacaagacactTTACAATTAACCAACCTCACACTGTCAGTATTAAGTTGCATTCTATTGGTCCTTGGAATTGCCTTAATCATTCATTTGATTCGAATGGAGAAGAAGAGGATTAAAG AAACCAGAGCAGCCGTATCTGCCTTGAGGGAAGTCCTACCTACATCAAGAACCGACCTAAACATGGAAGCTCATCCCCAGCCTGTCAGATTCAACTGCGACCGGAGAAGCGAAAACTACTACGTGGAAATAGACGAAGCCTTTTGTGAAGCACAAAATAAGTCGACGTACGACGAGACCGAAGTCTGCAAGGAACTAGATGCCTATTACGACAGCTTGTTCGGACGTGATTCCGTCATTTTCCAGCAGAATTTAAACTCCACACATCCTGATCTCACACAGGGGAAAGCTGAGGCGGTTTCTTCATTCATTAAGAGTTGTACACTAACTAGTACAATCTCTTAG